In Vanessa cardui chromosome 8, ilVanCard2.1, whole genome shotgun sequence, the following are encoded in one genomic region:
- the LOC124532179 gene encoding uncharacterized protein LOC124532179: MNAPSVLCFIYFLTFATLSSTEESNVKNSSDVKQFEIYDGVYVKIPEKNDANNKIMSLEINENKNEETGRGKQKKLMQRLLPLFIMPFVLQSTIVPLFLGVLKFMLFKSLMIGKLALVLIIINAFKNSNSFKGRQDEDIAKIHYGYHGHGMDEYGSYFNS; the protein is encoded by the exons ATGAACGCACCGAGcgtactttgttttatttacttcctCACATTCGCAACCCTTTCGAGCACAGAAGAATCAAATGTAAAAAACTCCTCTGATGTgaaacaatttgaaatatatgatGGTGTGTACGTGAAAATACCGGAAAAAAATgacgctaataataaaattatgtcccTTGAAatcaatgaaaacaaaaatgaagaAACAG GTCGCGGAAAACAAAAGAAGTTGATGCAAAGGCTTCTGCCTCTCTTCATCATGCCGTTTGTACTTCAGTCAACCATCGTACCATTATTCTTGGGAGTGCTCAAGTTCATGCTGTTCAAATCTTTGATGATCGGAAAGTTGGCTTTggttcttattataataaatgcctTTAAGAACAGTAACTCTTTCAAAGGAAGGCAGGACGAAGATATAGCAAAAATACATTACGGTTACCATGGACACGGAATGGATGAATACGGATCATATTTCAACTCGTAA
- the LOC124531956 gene encoding protein apnoia, giving the protein MCKNFAVMSLAYIAIFMLTLVHCEEDVSNINLDYQSEDVNVGRTFGHNALKRLSFIFLPVMFTLGVISTLLMALAIISVKNLAIGVILLIVSVSQAVSRLFSAGVAPAPLVFHPRAEILPAPALPAPWPASGPLLSPWGRSDDAPISD; this is encoded by the exons ATGTGCAAAAACTTCGCAGTGATGTCTTTAGCCTATATCGCTATATTTATGTTGACCTTGGTGCATTGTGAAGAAGATGTATCGAATATTAACTTGGATTATCAAAGCGAAG ATGTTAATGTCGGCCGTACATTTGGGCACAACGCTTTAAAGAGACTCTCCTTCATCTTCTTGCCAGTGATGTTCACACTGGGAGTTATCTCTACACTACTCATGGCTTTGGCTATCATATCCGTGAAGAATCTAGCAATTGGAGTCATCCTTCTCATTGTGTCTGTTAGCCAG gcGGTATCAAGATTATTCTCAGCTGGAGTAGCTCCCGCGCCTCTCGTGTTCCACCCACGAGCTGAAATTCTTCCCGCGCCTGCATTACCAGCCCCTTGGCCTGCATCTGGACCACTCCTCTCCCCTTGGGGCAGATCTGACGACGCGCCTATATCTGATTAG